One part of the Anopheles coustani chromosome 2, idAnoCousDA_361_x.2, whole genome shotgun sequence genome encodes these proteins:
- the LOC131265880 gene encoding uncharacterized protein LOC131265880 has product MGLGSNVNLIIRIWLAVITFQHGHSENVEPRALELSVPWRPIPYHVPQQQLQQPQQQLISVASFDTTSKDELVHIAQHNAQILKQFNQPITQYNQHPPNGMKVQITTHQQAPGPGPVVHQHSSNVVHSQGPSYGHTPAVPKYMTTSLLHQTMYPQGPPHKQQQPLPPSKPFVKSDQITTLNMVHSSTPKITASISSHGAVGVKSAKFNGQFRDSVPAIVQKSTLKPHPVMNKLQSHMAITGFRQKQPVATSSNRLEHFINPNHLYGTYIQFGQSPAALQPSKTKFLTQLGSSGVPTFDSQTLKSFFNGPGYTPSVTQFKKLNYIQQQQQQQQQLPQSNGGGKFPFPHFNQIPGDLPDFPKKYVTPSSAEKELTKGAAGIDSTPLFPHLPPSVLTPFFQQVQQQQQSTSYIAGNKYNNFNLKTQHPAPPLSSQGSSGAPSSSSSSSSSSSSSKHSFSPAQFQQSHQSDRESLSNAFGGQIFSGGSFNTYSTQQPLPIEHKPYEIVKFKEAPGKQLSAQFNEIHDEYSKNLVPPPPSTQQAFLPTVLNHLAESSPSKDPIEILNKYNINPHSPLQDANRFSYEFPRPTPISLSVSTTSAGGSVSTTASTTTTTTQFPTATTLPRQQYYSQHHYNQQQQQHRQQQPFLGEHQSFPNHHQQSPPILVTPLNELGDGGWITREKYLTTEKPNVFKNLFRPAESEYKKHKLMHPAYTGLPPNRRPSATATTTPTTNTAVGSGSFSVSTNSPWDQSTEEPIVTHSFFTIEDAIADPTLIPPKSKNKYKYTTDAEEENRQDDLQLEIVTIGPFFGSEESPIQPVVTTIAPTRGSGSKNGAGQQRRRRPKPPQSSTTTEYTTVVEQESTESTTNTIDNRNRNRIRFRPKPITTVPPPVETEPAASVTTLLPTPPPLPSFVSSEELDGPVKKFRKKPHFTRNRFNVLSQREEDRLAQPEQTEPSLSTPAVTTTSTTTTTTSTSSTVGALGEQLASSAPAIGGGFRSRYRPAPQPKQPKDSQEDTADPAPAVKVNSRLQNRPPTIASTVTTSTDAAAVFNSDESGANFSDGQQQQQQPQQNRTRGDRPRFSIKEYRNKLNRTVASTATPISTVGSPAGGDLLETTTAPKLRFPTRNRFLLNARLNKTNVEANEIVPTGTGGATTEKSTNETTTRSSFRPHGTRTYNRFTVKKPSTEVPSVTSSATNTRGGQTSGAAANRGRTKTAYDQAVAANRTLAGSAFNTTASLINRRPPKITLRQRIQNYNRKKEMEQSVSATGAAATSEDAGGVLKMDDVADPSVDQNSVLSSISSSAEQSRPIDDLGTIGDASVGGFETGSNRYGGAVAEESPVRASTTEGYRHHETAIMKISPKDTTSASSSASSNNADYDLNSASSDYSKRVVELTLSGTGSKDRGSFKSVNKGLLSRKVPGYFTLATEDPILPIEAFFPQVKKPSGGFA; this is encoded by the exons ATGGGGCTCGGAAGCAACGTCAATTTAATCATCC GAATATGGCTGGCTGTAATTACCTTCCAGCACGGTCACAGCGAGAATGTTGAGCCGAGGGCACTAGAATTATCA GTACCATGGCGACCGATACCGTACCATGTgccccagcagcagctgcagcaaccGCAGCAACAGCTGATCAGCGTAGCCAGCTTCGATACGACGAGCAAGGACGAACTGGTTCACATCGCACAGCACAATGCGCAGATCCTGAAGCAGTTCAACCAACCGATCACCCAGTACAACCAGCATCCACCGAACGGCATGAAGGTGCAGATCACGACGCACCAGCAGGCACCGGGCCCGGGGCCAGTGGTTCACCAGCACAGCAGTAACGTGGTGCACAGCCAGGGACCGTCCTACGGGCACACGCCCGCCGTACCGAAGTACATGACGACGTCACTTTTGCACCAGACGATGTACCCTCAGGGTCCACCACACAAACAACAGCAACCGCTGCCGCCCTCGAAACCGTTCGTCAAGTCTGATCAAATTACGACCCTCAACATGGTGCATAGCTCGACGCCCAAGATAACTGCCTCCATTTCATCCCACGGTGCGGTCGGTGTAAAGTCCGCCAAGTTCAACGGACAATTTAG GGACAGTGTACCAGCGATCGTTCAAAAGTCGACGCTCAAACCACATCCGGTCATGAACAAGCTGCAGTCGCACATGGCCATCACCGGGTTCCGGCAGAAACAACCAGTCGCCACCAGCTCGAACCGGCTGGAGCATTTCATTAACCCGAACCACCTGTACGGAACTTACATCCAGTTTGGCCAATCACCCGCTGCTTTGCAGCCCTCCAAGACGAAGTTTCTCACCCAGCTGGGCTCCTCCGGTGTGCCGACCTTCGACTCGCAAACCCTGAAGAGCTTCTTCAACGGCCCAGGATACACTCCGAGTGTTACGCAGTTCAAAAAGCTTAACTAcatccaacagcagcagcagcagcagcagcaattgcCGCAATCAAACGGCGGTGGTAAATTCCCATTCCCGCACTTCAACCAAATCCCGGGCGATTTGCCCGATTTCCCGAAAAAGTACGTCACACCGTCGTCGGCAGAAAAGGAGCTGACGAAGGGTGCCGCTGGAATCGACTCGACGCCACTGTTCCCGCACCTTCCACCGAGTGTGCTGACACCCTTTTTCCAGCAggtccaacagcagcagcaaagtaCGTCCTACATCGCTGGCAATAAGTATAACAACTTCAATCTCAAGACGCAACACCCGGCACCGCCACTGTCTTCGCAAGGTTCGTCAGGAGCGCCATCTTCTTCATCGTCCtcttcctcgtcgtcgtcatcgtcgaagCATTCTTTCTCGCCGGCCCAATTCCAGCAGTCCCATCAGTCCGACCGTGAATCGTTGAGCAATGCATTTGGCGGCCAGATCTTCAGTGGTGGTTCGTTCAATACCTACAGTACCCAGCAACCGCTTCCGATCGAGCATAAACCGTACGAAATCGTCAAGTTCAAGGAAGCACCAGGCAAGCAGCTGTCCGCCCAGTTCAACGAAATTCACGACGAGTACAGCAAAAACCTCGTTCCACCGCCTCCGAGCACCCAGCAAGCATTCCTTCCGACGGTTTTGAACCATCTCGCCGAGAGTTCGCCGAGTAAGGATCCAATTGAGATCCTCAACAAGTACAACATCAATCCGCACTCACCACTGCAGGATGCGAATCGCTTTAGCTACGAGTTCCCTCGTCCAACGCCGATTTCGCTATCGGTATCCACCACCAGTGCCGGTGGTTCCGTCTCGACGACGGCCAGCACGACCACCACAACGACACAGTTTCCCACCGCCACGACTCTTCCAAGGCAACAGTACTACAGCCAGCATCACtacaaccagcagcagcagcagcacaggCAACAGCAGCCGTTCCTAGGCGAGCACCAGTCGTTCCCAAACCATCACCAACAGTCGCCACCGATACTGGTCACCCCCCTGAACGAGCTAGGAGATGGTGGGTGGATTACGCGAGAGAAGTATCTCACCACGGAGAAGCCGAACGTCTTTAAGAATCTCTTCCGACCGGCCGAAAGTGAATACAAAAAGCACAAGCTGATGCACCCGGCGTACACTGGATTGCCACCGAACCGCCGGCCCTCGGCTACGGCCACCACAACCCCAACGACAAACACCGCCGTCGGCTCGGGCTCCTTCTCCGTCTCGACCAACTCACCCTGGGACCAATCCACGGAGGAACCGATCGTTACGCACAGCTTCTTCACGATCGAAGACGCGATCGCCGATCCAACGTTGATTCCTCCGAAGTCGAAAAACAAGTACAAGTACACGACCGACGCGGAGGAGGAGAACCGCCAGGACGATCTGCAGCTGGAGATCGTCACGATTGGGCCGTTCTTTGGCTCGGAAGAGTCACCAATTCAGCCAGTGGTTACGACGATCGCACCAACCCGGGGAAGTGGATCGAAAAATGGCGCTGGCCAGCAGAGGAGACGACGTCCGAAACCTCCGCAGAGTAGCACAACGACGGAGTATACGACGGTGGTCGAGCAGGAGTCCACCGAATCCACCACCAACACGATCGACAATCGTAATCGCAACCGTATCCGATTCCGCCCGAAACCGATCACCACCGTTCCACCGCCGGTCGAAACGGAACCGGCAGCTTCCGTCACTACATTGCTACCGACCCCACCTCCATTGCCATCGTTCGTTTCGAGTGAGGAGTTGGATGGGCCGGTGAAAAAGTTCCGCAAAAAGCCACACTTTACCCGGAACCGATTTAACGTGCTTAGCCAGCGGGAAGAGGATAGGCTCGCTCAGCCGGAACAGACGGAACCATCGCTTTCCACACCGGCTGTAACGACAACGTCGAcgaccaccacaaccacctcGACGTCGTCCACGGTGGGTGCACTTGGTGAACAGCTAGCTTCGTCCGCTCCGGCCATTGGTGGAGGTTTCCGTTCACGATACCGACCAGCACCACAGCCGAAGCAACCGAAAGACTCCCAGGAAGACACTGCCGATCCGGCACCGGCGGTGAAGGTAAACTCGCGCCTTCAGAACCGCCCGCCAACGATTGCATCCACGGTCACAACATCAACCGATGCTGCGGCCGTCTTCAATTCCGACGAATCGGGCGCAAACTTCTCCGAtggacagcagcaacagcaacaaccgcAGCAAAATCGAACCCGTGGAGATCGACCACGGTTCAGCATCAAGGAGTACCGGAACAAGCTGAACCGTACGGTGGCCAGCACGGCCACTCCCATCAGCACAGTGGGCTCGCCGGCTGGTGGTGATCTCCTGGAGACGACCACGGCACCAAAGCTACGATTCCCAACGAGAAATCGCTTCCTGCTCAACGCACGCCTCAATAAGACGAACGTGGAAGCGAATGAAATCGTTCCCACCGGTACCGGCGGAGCGACGACAGAAAAGTCCACTAACGAAACGACCACGCGAAGCTCCTTCCGGCCACATGGCACGCGTACGTACAACAGGTTTACGGTGAAGAAACCATCCACCGAAGTACCCTCAGTGACATCGTCGGCGACCAACACACGCGGCGGGCAAACGTCGGGAGCAGCGGCAAACCGTGGCCGCACCAAAACGGCCTACGATCAGGCGGTCGCCGCGAACCGCACGCTTGCCGGATCGGCGTTCAACACGACCGCATCGTTAATCAACCGACGTCCGCCAAAGATCACCCTAAGGCAACGCATCCAGAACTACAATCGAAAGAAAGAGATGGAACAATCGGTTTCAGCGACGGGTGCAGCGGCCACGTCCGAGGATGCCGGAGGAGTGCTGAAGATGGATGATGTGGCCGATCCATCGGTGGATCAAAACAGCGTCCTATCGTCGATTTCCTCCTCCGCCGAGCAGAGCCGACCGATTGATGATTTGGGAACGATTGGTGATGCGAGTGTCGGTGGCTTCGAGACTGGCTCAAACCGGTACGGTGGAGCAGTCGCGGAAGAGTCACCGGTGCGTGCTAGCACGACCGAAGGTTACCGGCACCACGAGACTGCTATCATGAAAATATCACCAAAGGACACTACGTCCGCCTCCTCTTCCGCTTCGTCCAACAATGCCGATTACGATCTGAACAGTGCGTCATCGGATTACTCGAAGCGGGTGGTCGAGCTGACGCTGTCCGGCACAGGTAGCAAGGATCGGGGTAGCTTCAAGTCCGTCAACAAAGGGCTCCTGTCGAGGAAGGTGCCGGGCTACTTTACACTCGCCACTGAAGATCCCATCCTGCCAATCGAAGCGTTCTTCCCGCAGGTCAAGAAACCAAGCGGAGGATTCGCGTAG